Below is a genomic region from Bacillus horti.
CTATGATCAAAGCTTCCTTACCGAACTCAGGAACATAGATTTTTCTATAGGCAATTTCTTTAACAAACTCATTGCCACAATCATACGCGTCCACATGACGCTGTTCTATGTTATAAACGTTCATTAGAGCAATAGTCATAAGCGTATCGTCCGTTACTATTCCATGACCTCTTTGCCTACCCAACGTTACTTCTACAGGTTCATTTTCCTTCCACCAGCTTGTTCTGAGTGTTTCCACTCGCCCGTATTTTTCCCGAATTTGATCATAGCTCAGCTTCTCAACGGGAGCACCCATAGCATCTCCCAAGGCTGTACCCAAAATAACCCCTCTCACTCGATCCTGAAACGTTAGCATATACAAAAACTCCTTGCTTCTGATTTAATATGACTTACCGTATAGAAACGGGGGACGCTTATTTTCTCGTCCCCCATTTTTTCACATATCAAGCTATGGCTTTCTGCCCTGAGCTTCCGTGAATTTTTGGCTAAAACTTAATTTAAATACTCATTAGCATATTCTGTGATTTGGTCTCCACCAGCACGCTTCCACTCTTCAACAAACGTATCGAAGGCGTCAATTCCAATCTTACCTGACACAATATCTGTAGCAAACTCAACATAAAGATTGTTCATTGCATCCCAATTCGTAACGTACTGATCAGGAATAAGGAATATATTATCCTCCGTATAAAATTCCTGAAGAAGCTCCAGCGACCTTTCTGCTGTTTCCCCTAATAATGGCGTTTTTAGCTCCATTTCTGGCTCAAACGCACTTGGCTCCCAGAATCTTGCGAACCATTCATTATAGTATTTTTCTGTCAGCTCAATCTCACCATCAACGATATTATAATGCTCTCCCTCAAAGCCTAAGCGATCTAGCATTTGACCATTTGGACTTGCCATGTAATCTAGAATTTGAAAAACTGTATCTTTGTATGGTGACTGTGAAAAGATAGCGAATCCTCTTGATTCCTTAATAACATCCGTTGCCCCAAAGCCTTGATACTCTCCTTTTGCTGGAGGAAGGGCCACAAGCTCAGCTTCTGCTCCGTTAACCTGTGTCATTTTCCCGTTATAAATATCGATAACCTTCCCAGCTGTTCCAACAACTACAGCGGCGTCACCGTCATAGAAAGCTTTTTCTTTTGTATCCCATTGCTTGGTAACAAACTGCGGGTCTAATAGCCCTTCCTGATAAAGCTTACTGTAGAACTCAAGCTTATCTTTTTCATTTTGTGAAATTTTAGAGTACTCATACGTGCCATCGGCTTTCTCCATCCACGTTTGGTTAATACCAAACGCCATGTTAAAGATCATGTCTAGCTCTCCAATATCTCCAGCCGTCGTAATGGCATAGCCTGGCTTACTTCCACCTGGCTTTTTCTCAACAACCTCTTTGAAAAATTCAAAATACGTTTCTACTGTAGGATTATCCATTAAAGCTGAAGATGTTTCCAATTCATTGAACCAATCAGCTCGAATCACTGGCGTTCTTTGAGCCAGTGGCTTTACCCAAAGAAGATACGGATAGTTCTTCACTCTTTCAATATTATGTGGTTCCATAATATCCTTTAGATACGTTGAATTCTCAATATAAGGTGTTAAATCCTCTAAAACACCTTGCTGAGATACCTGTAGGTCTCCACCTTGGAAGTAAATGAGATCAGGTATATTTCCTCCCCCAAGTAAAAGATTTAATCGCTCTGCATAGTTTCCTTGAGTTAAATCGATAAGCTCAAACTT
It encodes:
- a CDS encoding extracellular solute-binding protein translates to MKKLLLILAGLMLIFSLAACSQDNEGAMPEEETQTEGTITIKVVNKDDTTTNPVSVTYFESLEQALKEDEGLDVKFELIDLTQGNYAERLNLLLGGGNIPDLIYFQGGDLQVSQQGVLEDLTPYIENSTYLKDIMEPHNIERVKNYPYLLWVKPLAQRTPVIRADWFNELETSSALMDNPTVETYFEFFKEVVEKKPGGSKPGYAITTAGDIGELDMIFNMAFGINQTWMEKADGTYEYSKISQNEKDKLEFYSKLYQEGLLDPQFVTKQWDTKEKAFYDGDAAVVVGTAGKVIDIYNGKMTQVNGAEAELVALPPAKGEYQGFGATDVIKESRGFAIFSQSPYKDTVFQILDYMASPNGQMLDRLGFEGEHYNIVDGEIELTEKYYNEWFARFWEPSAFEPEMELKTPLLGETAERSLELLQEFYTEDNIFLIPDQYVTNWDAMNNLYVEFATDIVSGKIGIDAFDTFVEEWKRAGGDQITEYANEYLN